The DNA sequence CTTTGATTCTTTTAATGAAAAGTCTGAAAATATTGTGAATAAAGATTTATGCTTAGAATCATTTGTCTTGACAAGATTATTATATAATAAATTTAATTATACTTCAACCAGTAATTTACTCGCCGTTATATATTTTCACATATCAAGAATTCCTGCAAAAATTGATAACGGGAAATTAATTTCCTTTTTTAATCAAAATCGAGACAAATGGAATAAAGAACTACTTACTATGGCTTTCCATCATATTAAAAAACCCCAAAATAGTAATAAATACTATATTGAAGCAATTATCATCAGCAAGTATATGGCTAAAAAAGATTTTAACTTAAAAGATTGGACTGAAATATCATATTTATATGAAATGATGCTTGAAATCTCGCAATCACCAATACTAAGACTTAATTACTCATTTTGCTTAAGCAAAATTGGAAAAACAGATAAAGCCATGAACATTCTTTCAGAAGTTCAAAATCAACTACCAGATCATCATCTATACTTTTCTTTAGTAAAAGCTATAATAATGAAAGAGTCCAACCCTAAAAAGTCACATGATATAATTCTTACACTTAGTAATAAAATGAACCAAAAAATAAGAAAAGAATATTTAAAAAGTTTTATTTAAAAAAGCAAAATAAATAATTATTACATTGTTTTATATTTATTTTTTTAGAACAAATAAGTTTAAGTATATACTAAAAAATCAAAATTTATATTTTTTTATACTAATTATTTCAATTTATATAGTTTTAGTATTTTATGCTATGTATATTGGAATATTACTCTCCGCCATGTAGATTAAATCTTACAAATGTATTAGAACTAAATAGATAAAAACTAATTAACAACTAAAGTTTATAAGCAAAAAATTACTATCAATTAATTTTCTTAGTTTTAAGTATACAAAACAAAAAAGAGTTACAAATTATGTAACTCTTTTTTTTAGCTCCTCCTGCTGGGCTCGAACCAGCGACCCTCTGATTAACAGTCAGATGCTCTAACCGACTGAGCTAAGGAGGAATTTTGTGAGTGCAAATGTAGAAGAATTTTATATATGCTCCAAATATTTTTTAATCTTTTTTTCATCTTAAATTCTAAGTACATAAGTATCAATGAAAAAAAATTTTATTTTTTTAATATATAGCTCATATAAGATACTTTTTCTAATATAAAATAGTATTTTTGTCTCTGTCTAACTTATATAATTATTATGGACATATCTATATTGCTTGTATTCTTATTGATTTTAGTGCTCTTTATGGGAGGTTTTCTGTTTATGTTAACCCGTTTTTTTCAATCAGAAAGAGAAAGAAGAAGTTTTGAGTTGCGTCTAAAATATTCTGAAAATATTTTACCGAATAAATTACAAGCTTATGAACGTATGACTCTTTTTTTAGAAAGAATACGCCCTTCTTCTTTAATAAGACGAGTAACTCCTACGGATGATAGTAAATCTTATGAATTCACTTTAATAGAAACTATTCAAACAGAATTCGAACACAATTTAGCACAACAACTCTATATAAATCCGAATTCGTGGAAGATTATTTTATCGGCAAAGAATGCAACCCAATTGCTTATAAAAAATACTATTGAAGCTATGAAAGATTCTTCAATACAAGAAATTCAAGAGGAAATCATTAAACAATCGATGGAAGACGCTTCTCCTTCGTCTACGGCAATTTTGTATTTACAAAAAGATATTCAAGACGGAATCTAAAAAATTTTCACTATGAACATCAAATCATTGGCTGAAGAAGAAAGACCCAGAGAAAAATTATTACTGAGAGGAAAACAATCCTTATCAGACGCAGAACTTCTTGCTATAATTTTAGGTAGTGGTTCGAAATCTGAAAGCAGCATTACTCTTGCTCAACGAATTTTATCATCCGTAAATCATAATTGGAATGAATTGGCAAAGCTAACCATACGAGATTTATGCAAATTTAACGGAGTAGGTAAAGTTAAAGCAATTGAAATTATCACTTCTCTTGAAATTGGAAGACGAAAATCCTTACAGCAAGCCTTAAAAAAAGAAAAAATTTCTTCTTCGAAAGATGCCTATAATATTCTTCAACCTATTATTGGTGATTTGATGATAGAGGAATTTTGGGTAATTTATTTAAGCAGATCCAATAAAATATTAAGTAAAGAAAAAATTTCTCAAGGAGGAATAACCGGTACAATGGTTGATAATCGACTAATATTTAAACATGCTATAGAACTTAATGCAGTTTCATTAATCATATCACATAATCATCCTTCAGGAAATATTCAGCCCAGCAATTCTGATATACAAATTACCCATGAAATAAAAAAAGCAGGGAACTTATTAAATATAACTTTGATGGATCATTTAATTGTTACGCAAACCTCTTTTTTCAGTTTTGCCGATGAAAATTTACTGTGAAAGACCACTTTACCTATGATTCTTATATATGTTCCTGAAATCAATGAAAGAATTAAGTATATTTTTACTTTTATTTTCGAACAAATTTTGGGAATTTCTTTCCGGCTTACAGATTGCGCTATTCTCTTCAATAAAGAAACTTTGCCTAAATTTTCTTATTCATTTTCAATAGTAAAAAACGAAATTCATTATTTGGCTTGTAATTTATTATTTGAAACGGATATTAAAACACAAAACCTAGGGGAAGTTTTAAAAGACCCTTTTGCAACTGCATTTTTTTTACTTTCAAGATATGAAGAATATTTGCCATATCAAGAAGATATTCATCATAGATTCTCATACAAAGCATCATCAATTAAAGATAAGATTGATCCGTTAGTTCCATGGATAGATACCTTTGCTTATAAACTATTTGATCAGCTAAAAAAAAACTTTCCTTCACTCAATTATAAAGCTCGGAAGTTTACCTATATAAATACCATAGATATAGATCATGCATGGTTATATAAAAATAAATTTTGGTTAAAAAAATGTAAAGCATTAGGAAAGAATATTTTAACTTTTCGTTGTAAAGATTTTTATCAACAAATTTTAGTTTTATCAGGATTAAAATCTGACCCTTATTACATTTATCCTTATATACAAAAATTAGAAATACCTACCATTTATTTTATTTCTTTTGGATTAGGAAGTCAATGGGATACTAATCATAACCCTAAAAATTCAGCTTACCAAAAATTGATACTACAATTATATAATGAAGATTATACTATTATAGGTCTTCATCCCAGCTATTTTTCCAATAAGGATTTCACAATCTTGAAAAAGGAAAAATTAGCATTGGAAAAACTTGTAAAACAAAAAATTGCTATTTCCAGACAACATTTTATAAAACTTCATTTACCCGAAACTTATGACAACCTGATCCGATTAAATATTATAGCAGATTTTTCCATGGGTTTTCAAGACCATATCGGTTTCAGAGCAGGGACTTGTACCCCTTTTTATTGGTTTGATTTGAAAAATAATCAAGTTACCGAATTAAAAGTTTATCCATTCTGCGTGATGGATGTTACGCTTAAAAATTACATGCAACTATCTATTGAGGAAGCTGAAAATAAGCTACTAAATTTATTGCATGCCGTAAAAAAAGTAAATGGAACTTTTATATCTATTTTCCATAATGACAGCTTATCTAATCATGGAGAATGGAGGCTGTGGAAAAACGTATATGAAAAATTGATTAGTAAAGCCAATGATTTTAAAGTACAATCATAAAACCATCGATAAAACAAAATATTCTGCTTGTTTGGACCAATGCCTCAATTACAGAATTTATGCAGAACTGTGGTATTTAAATATTGTTTCTCCCGATGGTTATGATATTTTGGTTTTAAACGATTATGAAGCAGTGATGCCAATTCCTTATCAGAAAAAATGGGGATTTAAATTAGTTATTCAACCTATTTTTTGCCAACAATTAGGCATATTTTATAAAAAAATCATATCCGCTGAAACCTTTCATCTTTTTATATCTTTCTTAAAAAAATATAAAGTCAGAAGCTATTGCTTTAACGAAGAAAACACCCCATATTTACCTTCCCACTATATAAAGAGAGATAATCAAGTATTGAATTTAGATCGTGAATATTCAACTCTTGTAACTAATTATAATGCAAACAAAAAAAGGGTCCTTAAAAATTGTTTATTATCCAATAGCAAAATTGAAGAAAAATATACAGGTTCAATTGTGTCAGAAAAACCAAGTGATCTGCTCAATCGAATTTTATCAGCTTCACAACTTAATATTTTAAACACTCTTTTAGAAGAGTTAAATCGACAAAAAGTGTTAAAACAATATACCCTTTATAATAAAGATAATGTTCCTACAGTCTATCTATGGCTCATTTTTTCCAAAGGAAGGATTATAAATTTACTGTCAGTAAGAGACAAAAAGTTAGAAATTAAAAATTCGTATGCTTATCTGATAGACTTATTGATTAAAAATTATTCCGATCAAAAATTAATTTTAGATTTTGAAGGTTCTATGATACCGGGAATAGCCCATTTCAATAAAAGTTTCGGAGCAGCGACTAATCATTATTTGTTATACAAAAATTTAAAATGGATGTATAATTTGAGCAGCTTAACTATTTTTAAAACTTCTCGTTAACTTTCCTTTTATTAGTGTATTCATTAACCTATTTTTGATAGAGTTGATTTCTCTGAACTCTAAAATATCACCATAAAAAAATGGTTTGAAATTTCAAACCATTTATTATATTATACTATCTAAAAACTCTTTTATTTAATTGGTATTGGCTAGTAAACCGGCACGTTTAAGTAAGGCCTCCGATTGAGGTCTTCTACCCCGAAAACTTATATATAATTCCATAGGATCTTCAGTCCCGCCTTTACTTAATAAACTTTCAAATTTAGAAGCTGTTTCTTTATCAAAAATTCCTCTTTCTTTAAAGTAATCAAAAGCATCAGCGTCTAAAACTTCAGCCCATTTATAGGAATAATAACCAGCAGCATATCCCCCTTGAAATATATGTGAAAAAGATGTACTTATACATGTATTTTTGATATGAGGATACAATTGGGTTTCTTTAATCTTTTCTACTTCAAAATCTTCAATCCCTTGATCTGATGTCAACTCATCGGTATGATAGGCCATATCCAAAAGACCTAAACCAATTTGTCGAAGAGTTTGATATCCTTGCATAAAGTTGGCAGATGCAACTATTTTATCAATTTTCTCCTCATCCAGCATATCCCCTTTTTGGTAATGAAGGGCAAAAGTTTTTAAAAATTCCTTTTCAAAAACATAGTTTTCCATAAATTGAGACGGTAGTTCAACAAAATCCCAATAAACATTCGTACCAGATAATGATTCAAAGGTTGTATTAGCTAAAATACCGTGTAATGCATGGCCAAATTCATGAAATAACGTGGTAACTTCACTAAATGTCAATAAAGAAGGTATTTCTCCGTTAGGACGTGAAAAATTACAAACTATCGAAATATGCGGCCTGATATTATCACTTAAAGTTTTAAATTGCCCCTTATAAGAAGTCATCCATGCTCCTGCCCTTTTCCCTTCTCTGGGAAAAAAGTCGGTATATAACAATGCCTGATGTTTTCCTTTATCATTGATCACTTCATACACTTTAACTTCCGAATGATATTTTTGTATATCTTCTCTTTCAATAAAAGTCAACCCGTATAATTTTTTAGCTACATCAAATGCGGCATTCAAAACCTGATGCAACGGAAAATAAGGTTTTAGTTCTTCTTCTGAAAATGAAAATTTTTCTTGTCTTAATTTTTCAGCATAATAGGCATGATCATAAGTCATCATTTCTGTTATGCCGTCTCGTGAAGCTATATTTTTTAAGTCTTGAATTTCTTTTTTAGCAAATGGCTTAGCTTTATGTAACAAATCATATAAAAAATCATATACAAGTTTAGGTGCAGAAGCCATTCTTTCTTGTAAAATCAAATCGGCATAAGTTTTAAAACCTAATAATTTAGCTTTCTTGCTCCGTAATTCAACAATTTTATGAATAATATCTTCATTATTATACTCATTATCTTTACATGCTCGTTGCATATAAGCAGTATAAATTTCCTTTCGTAACTCTCGATTTGCAGAATACGTTATAAAAGGCACATAGCTGGGATAATGCAAAGTGAAAACCCAACCTTTCAAATTTCTAGTTTTCGCCTCTTGTTTTGCCATTTCTTTTATAGATTCCGGAATTCCTTCCATATCCATACTTTCGGATATATGAAGAAAATAATCATTGGTTTCCTTTAAAACGTTTTGGCCAAACTTTACGGATAAAATTGCTAATTCATTAGATATTTGTCGGAGATTATTTTTATCCTCAGAGGATAACAAGGCTCCATTTTTTGAGAAATCCTTATACGTTTTATCTAAAAGTCGTACTTCTTCTTGGCTTAATTTTGATTTTAAGGTTGTATCGTAAACGATTTTTATTTTTTCAAATAATTGTTCATTCAGTATGATGTCATTTGCATATTCAGTTAGCATAGGAGATATTTCCTCTGCTAAACTTTGCAAATAATCATTAGTTTCCGCTGAATTTAAATTAAAAAAAGTAGAGGAAATTATGGTAAGTTTTTTTCCAACATTTTCTAAAGCTACTATGGTATTTACAAAATTAGGTGGATCTGTATTTTGAACTATTTCGTTAATTTCGTTCTTAGCATCTTCAATTGCCTGTTCAATCGCTGGTTTAAAATCTTCATGTTTAATGTTTTCGAAAGGAATGCTTTCGTAAGGCGTATTAAATTTTTCCACTAAATTATTACTCATAATTTTTTTGTAAGTATATTCTATCGAATAAAGTTTCCCCTATATACAGTCTATATATTTAATTTATATGTGATTAAAATTATTCAAATTTACTAATATCCATTGATTCTCCAATGGACAAAAAAGTTAACCGTTTTTCTTCGGCTAAGAATAAATGTTTAATCTTATCCTTATTAACTTTTATGGCAGGAAAAGTATCATAATGAGAAGCTATAGCATTTTTTGTTTTAACAAATTTTGCTGCAATAACAGCATCATATCCACCCATCGTATAAGTATTACCAATAGGTAATATAGCCACGTTAATATATCCATAGATAAATGGAAGTAATTTCATGTCTGTAGTAAGAGCAGTATCACCGGCTACATAAATTACTTTTCCATCCATTTTCATCAAGAAACCACAAGCTAAACCGCCATAGGATCCATCGGGAAAAGAGGAACTGTGGGACGCCGATACCATTTTAATTTTACCAAAATCAAATTTCTTAACTCCTCCTATATTCATGGGTATAACATTTAAACCTAATTTTTCATAGTGAGCAGTAATTTCCGGATTAGCCAATATTTGGGAATTATTGTTTTTAGCGATAGTTTCAACATCTAAAATATGATCATAATGGGCGTGAGTCAAAAAAATATAATCTGCTTTAATTCCATTTATATCTATATCTTTTGCTAATTCATTCCCCGAAATAAATGGATCAATTAAGACTGTTGATGATGAGG is a window from the Apibacter sp. B3706 genome containing:
- a CDS encoding polysaccharide deacetylase family protein, with amino-acid sequence MILIYVPEINERIKYIFTFIFEQILGISFRLTDCAILFNKETLPKFSYSFSIVKNEIHYLACNLLFETDIKTQNLGEVLKDPFATAFFLLSRYEEYLPYQEDIHHRFSYKASSIKDKIDPLVPWIDTFAYKLFDQLKKNFPSLNYKARKFTYINTIDIDHAWLYKNKFWLKKCKALGKNILTFRCKDFYQQILVLSGLKSDPYYIYPYIQKLEIPTIYFISFGLGSQWDTNHNPKNSAYQKLILQLYNEDYTIIGLHPSYFSNKDFTILKKEKLALEKLVKQKIAISRQHFIKLHLPETYDNLIRLNIIADFSMGFQDHIGFRAGTCTPFYWFDLKNNQVTELKVYPFCVMDVTLKNYMQLSIEEAENKLLNLLHAVKKVNGTFISIFHNDSLSNHGEWRLWKNVYEKLISKANDFKVQS
- a CDS encoding M3 family metallopeptidase, translated to MSNNLVEKFNTPYESIPFENIKHEDFKPAIEQAIEDAKNEINEIVQNTDPPNFVNTIVALENVGKKLTIISSTFFNLNSAETNDYLQSLAEEISPMLTEYANDIILNEQLFEKIKIVYDTTLKSKLSQEEVRLLDKTYKDFSKNGALLSSEDKNNLRQISNELAILSVKFGQNVLKETNDYFLHISESMDMEGIPESIKEMAKQEAKTRNLKGWVFTLHYPSYVPFITYSANRELRKEIYTAYMQRACKDNEYNNEDIIHKIVELRSKKAKLLGFKTYADLILQERMASAPKLVYDFLYDLLHKAKPFAKKEIQDLKNIASRDGITEMMTYDHAYYAEKLRQEKFSFSEEELKPYFPLHQVLNAAFDVAKKLYGLTFIEREDIQKYHSEVKVYEVINDKGKHQALLYTDFFPREGKRAGAWMTSYKGQFKTLSDNIRPHISIVCNFSRPNGEIPSLLTFSEVTTLFHEFGHALHGILANTTFESLSGTNVYWDFVELPSQFMENYVFEKEFLKTFALHYQKGDMLDEEKIDKIVASANFMQGYQTLRQIGLGLLDMAYHTDELTSDQGIEDFEVEKIKETQLYPHIKNTCISTSFSHIFQGGYAAGYYSYKWAEVLDADAFDYFKERGIFDKETASKFESLLSKGGTEDPMELYISFRGRRPQSEALLKRAGLLANTN
- a CDS encoding sigma-70 family RNA polymerase sigma factor — translated: MIPNLPFEDKINYRTLYGKLFSVLVIRFGATHVSEIEDAIQNSFLKYLKIREQNNIPKNIENWLFMVARNDLLNIIKRKQKEDYNFSIELTEDEKVEPYETDLRLQTILFISSLNSLSTQSKIIFILKNIFGLSMLEIRESTLINQEAIYKSINRTKKKLNIDLNCQKIEINSVTANQNTISIVEEILYAVFNIGFDSFNEKSENIVNKDLCLESFVLTRLLYNKFNYTSTSNLLAVIYFHISRIPAKIDNGKLISFFNQNRDKWNKELLTMAFHHIKKPQNSNKYYIEAIIISKYMAKKDFNLKDWTEISYLYEMMLEISQSPILRLNYSFCLSKIGKTDKAMNILSEVQNQLPDHHLYFSLVKAIIMKESNPKKSHDIILTLSNKMNQKIRKEYLKSFI
- the radC gene encoding RadC family protein, whose protein sequence is MNIKSLAEEERPREKLLLRGKQSLSDAELLAIILGSGSKSESSITLAQRILSSVNHNWNELAKLTIRDLCKFNGVGKVKAIEIITSLEIGRRKSLQQALKKEKISSSKDAYNILQPIIGDLMIEEFWVIYLSRSNKILSKEKISQGGITGTMVDNRLIFKHAIELNAVSLIISHNHPSGNIQPSNSDIQITHEIKKAGNLLNITLMDHLIVTQTSFFSFADENLL
- a CDS encoding metal-dependent hydrolase — protein: MEIIYYGHACFGFKTSSSTVLIDPFISGNELAKDIDINGIKADYIFLTHAHYDHILDVETIAKNNNSQILANPEITAHYEKLGLNVIPMNIGGVKKFDFGKIKMVSASHSSSFPDGSYGGLACGFLMKMDGKVIYVAGDTALTTDMKLLPFIYGYINVAILPIGNTYTMGGYDAVIAAKFVKTKNAIASHYDTFPAIKVNKDKIKHLFLAEEKRLTFLSIGESMDISKFE